The genomic stretch ttgattatcgatatttgactcaagtgaaggtgatttaacatattaattattTATGAAACCGTCATAAAAGCAATGAACACGAATTAAAATGGAtcaaaacgagttagaaacaaatTATAAATGGATTAAGATGAATTAGGTTATTTATGAAAACGGGAACTAACTTGAAAGGATGTGATAAGCTGGAAAGAAGCAATGGAAATATGTACAaacgacgaattccagaaacttgatatgaacaaaatgagtttctaaaatccgggtttgatttaatgacgaaaacccgcaaatatcaatTATAAGGGATCCAAGTCGTAAATAAAACACGATAATTAAAAGGaatatattaaaatttatttgtgtacgaagaaaagaaataaaataagaaaataaaagaaaagaacaaaaGGAACAACAGAAAaccgagaaagaagaagaagaggagaagCATCGGCAGCctatggaagaggcgcagcagatgctgtgtttcttctcgacgtctggttgctgctgatccgtaaaaacggttttgataatagggttttagaagtcgattttgaatatatttttgacgtaaatcttacaataattagtgcaaaaataaaatacaataaaaaaagatgggatttacaccctcagacttacacgtttgacgaaacgagattaactaagttaacgtttagtgattgctcgactcgaatgtatgaagaaagtgccctcgttagcggatttagattaagttgattgatgtgtagtggtcaaattagtcagtcatgcaacgtgactggaacttagaatgatctgagcttacatggtcgattgatcaagcacgtagttgtcaaaagcttagagcacggtcttagaatgcaaagggagaagagaagggcggacactcgcgttaaaaatatgtggaacgaaggtccctatttatactaaaaaatgtgaagagtttaggaatgactcaaagtttggaaacaaatcacggaaaaatctgaaaataggcagaaacgagctggggaagaggcgcagcatctgctgcgatccttccaacAGGCACAACATCTGCTGCgacatttccccagaggtttcttcccgcggaagaaagatttctgcgtttcttttatggaattgcggtagatctatacttccttatttctTAAAATATGATTTAcgagatatattttaccaaaagatataaaataaatttatggaataaatatctagaatattctagatcattctgactcggcattttaaaaggtttcttagaaaatgaagcggtttttaacctggactccaaatgaactctaattagtgtcaaaacgaccgtatcggcgcgtagatgatgaccaaggggtagacacaaatATTTCAGCTATCACTTGATTATAAACGTAcggattgtcataaatcgttccgtgtaccaaacatgtggcccaatcatcaccgggtggtggGCGGGAgatgtagaaatgaggtatctgtAAGTTTTGGATGCGATTTGAGAGTGCAATGGATGCACAACGATGGACCCAATCTAAACTCATTGCACAATCAAAAAACTCTTCTCCCTCGTTATGAACTCCTCTTACTCTTGAAAAACACGCAACAAATACTTACACGCCCAAAATATTTTACGAGTTTCAAGATGAATTAAAAGCTGCTTGCCTTTCGTGTGGGGTTGGGGATAAACAAAAAGATGACAACCATGCAATTGACTACATAGACATCATAGATCAAGAAAGAAACAAAACATATGTGGTTGGTTTCAAGATGGATGAAGTGAAACTGGTATGCACTtgcaagaagtttgaaagacACAGAATACTCTCTCGACATATTCTTTATGTCCTTAAAGATCGGGGATTTAAGAAAGTTCCAAGTAAATATCTACTTAGTAGGTGGAGCAAACTAGCAACCTGCCAGCCAATCTTCAATTCTGATGGGCAGTTGCTTGCTGATTGCAGGGCAGTGGATGTACATAAAAACAAAATCAGTGAATTGTGGTCGGAATTTTTCACTTGTGTGTCACTAGTTGAACAGAGTCCTGTTTATTGTTATGAGTTTCTTGAGATTTTGCGTGAGTTCAAGGAAAGGGTAACAAATGTCCCTGATGAAAGTGGCAATAGTGGTATTTCAAAGGAAATGGACAAGAATGCTGAAATTGGGATGCTTTTAGGAACAAGCATCCCTAGTGAGATTAAGGTTTTGCCTCCAAGGCAATGCAAAAACAAAGGCTCGGGAAAAGGGCTGATCTCACATAGAGAACGAGCAGCAGAAGTGAACAAGAAACTGCTAAGAAAATGCAGGGCTTGTGGGGAGATGGCGAACCATGATAGTAGCAATTGTGACCGAAGGACAACCGACATTGAGTAGAGTAACGTTTTTGTAAAGAATATTTAAGCATTATTGAATAATTCGGgactttattttatttgatagatgttGGACTTGTTTTCTGCATTAAGAGGAATGTAACACTTGTTTAAAGTGAGTTTTGTGGATTTTTTTACTAGTATCGTCTAATTTTCGAATTGATGAGCTGAGGAGGGGAAGACAAAATTGTTATTCTGATTTAGAGGATATAAAACACGAGTTTTTCTGGTAccattatttcatgcacatacaacGTTATTCCATACACGTACAtcgttatttcatgcacatacattgttatttcatgcacatattaGGCGAGCCGAGTATTAATAAACACGAAGGTGATTAAATGTCTTGATTTGAATCATCGTGTACGACAAGTATGGTAAAATGAGAATAGCCCAACATTATACCGTTATTGTTTGTTTGGACTTGTTATGACATTATCTAGTTCAATGTGCTTTAACAACGAATTGACCCAACATCAACAAATAATGTATAGCTTCATGTGATAAAAAATGAGAATAGCCCAACACTTAGACGTTATTAATTGATGTGGTCTTATTTCAATTTAAGCCCGTCCTATCAGCATATTAGGCGAGTATTAAGAAACATGAAGGTGGTTAAATGTCTTGATTTGAATCATCGTGTACGACAAGGTTGCTAAAATGTGAATAGCCCAACATCAACATGATGTGGGCTTATAATGCATATTTTAGCTCAGTTTTGCGGCATGAGTTaagtttatcgagtcgtgttagTCAATTTTAAGAGGAAAATCAGTAATTTAATGTGTAATGATCAATATAGGTTATGGTTATTTTATGCATGTACATGGTTAATTGATGCACCTTCGTGGTTATTTCATGCACGTAGAGAGTTTTCTAATGCATGTGTAAGACAAGTATTAAAAAACCGGAGAAATGTGATCCACCACTACATCCTTCTTTGCTACCATATCCCCAACCGTCGAAGCTAATAATAAAATTtcaaaatctaaattaaaatgcaacattttaaaAGTTCACTTGAGTTTACTTTAAGATTTGTCCATGGACACATGAattacatatttcatgcatgcaCATTGTTATTTCCTGCACATAGAACATTTTTTAATGCATGTACGATGTTGAAGAGATTTCCATACGACCTTTCCATTGTCCAATTTTGAAAATACtctctcgttttcgttgcctcaTGACATGTTTTTTTCCAGAATTAGTCCTTAAACATGACTTCATGTCTTACACGACTTACATATTCCAAAATCTAATATGAACTCTCAACACTTAGTGTATTAGATATTCCAGTATCTAACATGTACTAAGAATCTAATATTCCATAGTCTACTCAAATCAAGGAATCAgataaaaaaaaatgcaaggcTCAGTGTTTCGAATGTAGGATTAGGTTCTCTGCCACTCCCTTTGCACCTATTGATAATCCTACAAAAAAAGGGAGGAAATATTGTTACGTAAAGGTCACTCCTAGACAGAATCTAatgaaaagaaaattaaaattagACAAAATTAAAATTAGGCATTCGAAAGTTCTTGATATTTAcctttctcttgtttttctcCCATTTGATAAGATGTGCAATCATACTCTCAGAATATTCATCCAAATCctacatataaattttatttgacaacaagaattgaaaggcttgaaataaaATATACTGAATAATGTTCACAAAAATTTGTTGAAAAATTTATACCTCGTAACAACGCTCATCAGTCCATGATGCTTGATCACACAAATTTTCTAGCCACTTCAACAAATAAACTCCACAAGCATACCCGTTGTTTTGTCGAGGCTCATTCACAACCTCCCAATGAAAAGTTTTGATCTCCAACAAGCTTGTGTATCTCGGAGAGTCTCTTGTGATGATCTCCAAAGCAGGCAAGAGCTATACAAAAACAAGACAGTGAGTGATTATGATTGTGGTATAAGggtatttaatgcacatacaaggtTATGTCATGCACAGACAcggttatttcatgcacataaagaTCACCAACAATATTTGCATTCAACAATGCATTTTGGGAAGTCAAAAACTATTGAGCGGCCTTCCGTATATCATATGCCGACAGAAGCAGCTACGTCGTGGCGAGACGCCATAATAAGTTAGGGTCAACATGTTTTTGTGCAAAAAACTAATAAATTCTCTGAAAATATGCACAGTCCAGATTGCaaaaaactaataaatcatactTGATCAAGTAAAAATTTACATCTGACATCAGGGGGCCTGGGCAAGTTGGAGTCGAGTATGAAGTTCATCCTTTTCCCGAAGTCAACAACACAAGCAAACTAGTGTGATCTCTCCACATAATAAGGAAAAAAAGCCAGAAATATTACAAAGTAGTCATGTAGGATAAATTGACttcgaatgaaaaaaaaaagtgcatggaaaaaaaaaagtaagagaaTGTTTATTTACCAGTTGGGTTGTGTTTAGATTGAGGGGCAAGTAGCCAAGTAGGATGTATTGACTTCGAAACCCGTTTTTACCGACAATTTTCTGAAATTTGAGAACATTAGTCAAAATTCTTtgtattttcaaaagccaaaaaCAAACATATGGACTCAATAAGGAATATGAATACCTTTATTATTGTCGGAAAATACACAACACTTGGGTTTCCGAGTGTCGTACGAATACcaacaacatcaataaccatatCCATTACCCAATTTCCTGGCAGCAAGGTCTGCAACGCGTCTTGGGTTACTTGCAACCAGTCGGTTTCTACAACGACCTCACTAATGATGCACATGTTGTAATTAGAAAACACGGAATAGCAAAGAGTGGACAAAAATTGAAGTTTTAAAATAGCTGTATGGTCAGTTAGAACTTACTCCTTATTTGCCCCATTTTTCCGATTATAATTGATCAAGTGTGCATCTGTATATCCATCTTATGTCACTTGATTACTGGGAAAAGGGGAAAATAAAAGATCCTTGATTAACGGGGAAAAAGggaaagaggaaaaaggaaaaaCGGAAAACAAAGCTACTTAAGATTTCGCACTACCGAATCTGACCGCCATTCTTGTAAGCCTTTGCTGCAGCCGTCACTTGAACTTTGTAAGAGTTGTTTTGCCAAGTTAaaatttcattgcaaaccctCACAATGTAACGTTTAACATCAACACTATGAACAATAACAAGAACATAAATCAACATCAGTGCCTTCATATGTAATGCACATACAAGGCTATTTCATGAAACTACAACGCTAATTGATGCATCTTTATGGCTACTACTGTCATGAGACTTAGTTAGAAAAACTAGATAAAAAGGTGAATTTAAATACAGACTTACTTCCTTGAGACCCACCTTTGAACCAAAGTGTGCCTTAACCCCGTTGTACATCTCCATATgacgcatgaggtagattccagtaTCATGCTCCAGATCTATGTCAAAGTGCGGAAGATACAACTTAAGCACCAAAAGCCACGCAGACGCCAGCTTTGGAATCTTACATGAAAGCGTAAGCAACAAGGTTTTCTGATAAAGGAAAAACAATGACAAGTAAATAATCTATCACAAAAATTAGACGAAAATCAACCACTTTATTGTCAAAAGATCTGAAGACATACCACAGATTTAACATGGCGAGAATAGTCAGTTGATGGAGGCATCAAGTGCATCACTTTTAACAAGTTCTTCACAACATAGTAACAAAAAAGAAGTGGCAAAGGGGGTAACAATAGGAATAAAAATCTGTACGACAATTAAAACAAAGACAACAATGAAAAGAAAGATGAAAATGAATAGAAAGACGCTTAGTTGAGTACAGCCACAGTAATGTAAGAATCTTGAAGGACTTACCAACTTCACGTCTGCAAAGTTAAGATCCAATTAGGCAATTTGTTCATTAAATTAGGTGACCTGTATTAGAGAATAAAATCCTGGAATAATaggacacttatttcatgcatgtacagtgTTGTTTAATTCACCTAGATTGGTgtttcatgcatctacaaggtTACTTTATGCATTCATAAGTTTATTGGTGTACATACAACTTCAGGCATGTACAATTAGagaataaaattaaaatggaaaactTACGTTAGTTGTATCTGTCAAAAATAGACGACAAGAAGATTTAGGATCTCTGAGTTTGTTTCGCTCATTCAAATAATCACACCACGGAGAAATAACATCTGTATGAACTCGACGACCAAGAAGCAAACTCTTCATATGACTTCGTGTGAGAGTCTTTCCTGCATGGCTAAACAAAACCTCCCTATACAGTTATGAAAACTTGAAGCCTTGGTGTTAGATAGAAAATATAATACATATATGCTGAATAAGataagataaaaaaaaattataggaGAGTGATACGTACTCTTCATCTAAGTCCTCTGAAAATGCATAGTCCCCTACCAGTCTTTCCGACTGACTCAAGTCATGAACCGTGTCCACGTTTCTGATAAGGAAAGGCGACTAGTAAACATCGGTGACCTCAACACACCTCTCAGGGAGCACCCTCTTAGTTTGCAAAGTCTCAGTTGGGGACTCTTCTACTAGGGGAGAAAAGGGCGCAGTTGGCAATTCATCCAATGATACTTGAGAGGAGATAACTACATGCGATGGTTGGGATGGTTGGGACGAGATCAGAATTGGCGATAAAGGACGAACTACTAGAACAGGCGGCGTATTTGATGTGCTTGCATGAGGAACACTTTTTCCAGCCCGCAACCTCGACTCAAGGAACTCTTGAGAGGTATATGGTGCATCATCACCATTAAAAAGGCTGAAAGATGGTCCTTCCATAAGCGCCTTTTCCTTTTCCAGTTTTTCCTTCAACATATTTTCATGATGTGAATCAAACACCTTGCCAGCATGAGTGTATGTATCATTAAGGAGTCCTTCTAATTCAGCCATGACAGAGGGATCGCCTAGAAACGCATCATCTAAACAACTCATGTTAACATCCTCCTTCTTCAACTCCTCTGCCACTTTACCCTCTTTTGTCTTCAACTCCTCCTCTACTGCCCCCTCCTCCTTTCTCTCCTTCATTTCATACTAACCAGGTTTCAAAATATCTCTTACCTGACAAATCTTGCGCCAAGTCCAACTTGAATTAGTAGTAGGGATGTACTCATGCCATTCCCTTCCCTTCATATAGACATGGTCCACCCATTTAATCCACATATGATCTGCTTTTGCTGCCAGCCACCAGGTATACTTGCCTATAACAGCCTGATTCCATAACCTAGCATTCACAATGTCCAAACCCTCATACCTCTTCTCATTGCAAATCTTCTCCCATGCCAAAGCAGGGATTTTCAAATACTGATCAGACCCTGGCCAAAGGTAGTTCCTACAAACCCCCTCAATCCTATCAATGACAGTAAGAGGAATCACAAAAACTCTAGTCCGGAATGTATGCAGGTGAGTCAAAACAGCCCTGATGAGCACGAGCCTGCCTGCATAACTATGTTTTTTTTGCTCCTCAACCCCTGATTCTTCCTACCGCTTTTTCCACCAGTCTGGTGCAATCCCCTACAGCCATCCTCTTATAAGAGATAGGAATACCCAGATAACGATAAGGTAACACTCCAACTTTAAACCCATATATATGCCAAATATAGTCCACCTCAGCAGGAGCCATACCATTAAATAGATAtcatatttctcattgttcattACAAGCCCAGAAGCAGCAGAGAAGGTGGCAAAGACTCTAAGAATTATTGATATAGAGCCCATGTCCCCTCTGCAGAACATCAACAAGTCATCTGCAAAACATAAATGGGTCAGATGCGAAGCCCTACAAAGTGGGTGAGAGTTAAAGTCCAAACTGCTGGTAACTTCAGTTAAAACCCTGCTTAGATATTCCATACCAATGGTAAAGAGGAGGGGAGACATAGGGTCTCCTTGTCTAATCCCTCTCTTCCCCTGGAAATAACCAAAAGTTGACCCATTGAGAGATATAGTGAACCAAGGTGTAAACACACACTCCATAATCAACTTCACCATCTTATCAGGGAACTTTAGAGCTTGTAGCATTTGTTCAATAAACCTCCACTCCACAGAATCATATGCTTTTTTCAAGTCCACCTTCATGATACACATTGGAGAGGAGGCTTTTCTCTTATAGAGTCTTACAAGGTCatgaaaaattaaaatattatccaCAATATCCCTCCCTTTAATAAAAGCACTCTGAGTTTCAGAAATGATAGACGGTAGAACTGTAGCAATCCTTTTACTAATCACCTTGGATATAATCTTATAGACCACATTGCAGCAAACGATGGGTCTAAAATCA from Silene latifolia isolate original U9 population chromosome 5, ASM4854445v1, whole genome shotgun sequence encodes the following:
- the LOC141654811 gene encoding protein FAR1-RELATED SEQUENCE 2-like translates to MDEVKLVCTCKKFERHRILSRHILYVLKDRGFKKVPSKYLLSRWSKLATCQPIFNSDGQLLADCRAVDVHKNKISELWSEFFTCVSLVEQSPVYCYEFLEILREFKERVTNVPDESGNSGISKEMDKNAEIGMLLGTSIPSEIKVLPPRQCKNKGSGKGLISHRERAAEVNKKLLRKCRACGEMANHDSSNCDRRTTDIE